The Chitinophaga pinensis DSM 2588 region AGATACAAGGGGTTCGCAGGATTTGTATCAGGTCCGTCATTCTTTTTACAGCCTGCCAATGTAACAATGGCTAATAGCATTAATTGGGACATGGATCGTTTACTCATGTGTGTAATCTTTTAACTTTAGGGTTCAATTGTACTTTTTCTGGTTTTTCAGGATTATTAATAGCGAAAGTTCTGATTTTTTTGAAGATTAACAAATTAGTTTTACTAATGGTTGAGTTCGAAGAAGTAAGTTGTCTCCGATTAATTTCGCTTCATGCGGCTATAAAGTCTATCGCGATGTTGATTTGTACATTAAACGTTATAGCAGCCCCGAAAATACCAACTAGTTTGTATTTTCAGAATTGCCTGATAATCATACATTCGTCTCTCACAAAATAACCACAATATCATGCGGAATGTATTCGAATTAAAAAAAGATCATACTCCTACTAAAGAGGAAATCCAGAATGTTCACCTTCTTGGAAAAGGCATTATTTGTGACACAGAATCCCGCGGCCATGAAACACCACAAAACAAATCTATTACAGAGCTGGTTGTAGATGCTTCTGAAGGATTTATACCTTTATGGGAGCCGGGTGTAACGCTGCGCTGGCGCTTTCAGGAGCGCGCATTGAATAGCTTTGCGCATCCGGAGGAAGTAAAAGATACTGTCCGTCAACTTTTTGCCAAAGCGCTTGTTAAATGGGGTAAAGCTGCCCCCGTGCGTTTCACAGAAGACAAAGACCTGTGGGACTTCGAAATTGTTGTATTGTCGAGTAATAAGTGTAATGCATCCGGCTGCGTACTGGCAAGCGCCTTCTTCCCTGATGCCGGTCAGCATAAGTTTAATGTGTATCCCATATTATTCGAGCAGAAAGATGAAGAGCAGATTGATACTTTTGTACATGAAACCGGGCATATCTTCGGCCTGCGTCATTTCTTCGCGAAAACAAAAGAAGCAGCGTTTCCTTCTGAGATATTCGGTACCCACGAGAAATTCACGATTATGAATTACGGCTCGCTGAGTCAATTGACAGATGCTGATAAAGCCGATCTCCTGAGATTATACCAACAGGCATGGTCCAGACAGCTGACCAATATAAACGGTACACCTATCCGTTTTGTCAGGCCTTTCAGTGCAACGGCCAGTGTTACGGCGGATGTTTATCCATTCAGCCAGATTCCCGCGGTTGCTGCGAAGCATACAGAGGCTCTGCTGAATATGATGTAATGAAAATTGACGCTTAAACCGTCAAATAAAGAGGAACGCTGGGGCTATCTCTGGCGTTCCTCTTTATTTAACTATTAACCGAATGATAATTTTCAGCTTGCAGGAGATGCTACAATAAGGCTGTTACAGATTATAACAACGCTATTCGGCCTTTCCCAGGTAATATCCTTGCTCTAATGATGGAGTATAAGACGAAATGATTTTTGAGGTTACACGAGAAGAGACATTCAATCCGAAGACAAAAAATTTTATTTGGTAACCAGGTGTATTTATAAAAAGTATTACCGGATATATACTATTTTAACAGTCGGTCCGTTAATTTATCAGATCATTCACGATTCTCAACCAACATCCCCTATTCATGTAACTCACAGTAACTATTTTATTATTCACTGATCTTAGCGGATTTCACGATCACGCGATTTTCTCGTATGTTGTTGAAGATGGACTTACTGCCGGGAATAGGAGGGCGTTTGGTATTATAAAAAAATAGCAGGGCTGGATATATCAAATCACGTTTCAAATAAAAGTCACACCCATGAAACTCTTTATCCTTCCACTCCTTTGTTTTATCATGTTATTGTCGGCAGATCAGCATGAACCGGGTAACCCCGGGTATGATTTTGCAGACTCTATTATTGCGAGAAATAGCAGGGCGCCTGATGCTGCAGAAATGAATCTGTCCGCGTTATCAGTTGCGGGATATTATCATGAAAGTATGGTGTATGAAGATTCGATCATGACACCAAAGGCCCCTGTTCGAATTACGCTCCATAATAAGCATGTCCTTGATGCCCGTGAACTTATTCTCAGAGAAGCAGCGAAACACCGAATCATATTGATCAATGAAGCACATTACCGACCGCAGCATAGACTTTTTACTAAATCTCTTTTAAGCGCCTTATATCAGCAGGGGTATAATGTTTTCCTTGCGGAGGGTATCTTACCCAATAACCAGCTGGATAAAAGAGCTTATCCGGTAAAAGGCGAAGGCCCGTTTCTGAGTGAACCGACCTATGCCTCGCTGATCAGGTATGCGGCAAAGAAAGGTTATAAAGTCAGGGCCTATGAGTATTTGGTACGGTCTACCTGGGATGACAGCGTCATGCTGGACAAAAATGGGTCGATGAAATATATTAATTATCAACCCAGGGATTCTGCATTGATCATAAAAAATGAGAAAGGGGAAGTAATACAAAGTGCATTTACATCACTAAGGGAGCAGCAACAGGCGAAAAATATTCTTGCTATTATCCGTGCCAATCCAAAATCGAGGTTTATCATTCATGCGGGCTATGCTCACATCCATGAGTCGGGCCCGATGATGGGTAGCCAGTTACGCCAGCTCCTCAACTATGAAGATATACTTACCATTGATCAGACGGAGTTAAATGAGAAACAAATTGTTATTGATACGCTGACCAATGATACGATCCGCAGGGCTGAGGCTTTTGTATTAGTTGATAATACCACTAAAAAGACCTGGAATTACTATGGTAACTACTATCCGGTGGATTATTCCATTTTCAATGCTGGTTTTAAGGACTCTCTTGGGCGCCCCGGCTTTCTGTTTAAAGATGTAGAGAAGAGGGTGGTCACCTGGCTGGAACCAGCACTACTGAAAGATTGCGGTTGTGTATTCACTGCGTATAACCCCGTAGAACTGAAGACAGAGCATGAAAATGCGATCGCTACTGACGTGGTTTATGTCGAGAAGGAACATGTACGCCCGTTGTTGTTGTATAAAGGGATGCATACGATTGTGAAGAAAAACGCCAGGGGAGAATATACCCAGTTTAGTTTGGAAGTTAAATAAAGGTCAACCGATTTATGAAGTCTGAAGGCATTTTATTAACAGATCTTGTTCCAGCACATCGAACCAGGTTTTTATTGCATATGTGCTTGCTAAGTATTTGTATTATTGAGTACATTTTTCAGATATTCACCAGGGTTAACTTTGTAATATTTTCTGAAGGCTTTTGCAAAATGGGTCATGTTGCTATACCCCACCATATACCCTACTTCAGATACGGTGTATTTTTTTGTGTTGAGAAGATCCTTGGCTTTGATGACTTTTGCCTTTTGCGCGAACTGGTAAATGGTACGGTTAAATACCTGTTTGAATAGTTTAACCATTTACTTTGCCCCATCCCGATTTCTGCGGAAAGGGTAGCAATTTTAATAGTCTGGTGACTATTATCCATGAGTGTTTTTCTAAGTGCAAACAGTTTTTCTACATCTTCTTTTAACAGGCCGGAGGAATTATAACGTTCTTTGATGACGAAGGTCCGGTAGAGGCTTAGTTTTAGCAGGTTGAGTAAAGTAATGTACGTGTCGAAGCGTGAATGGTTATCGGTTAATTTGTTGATATAGCGTTCTGCTTCGGGAACTGTTTCATCTAAATATAGGAAGGGGGAGGAAAAATTAAGCCCTTTTAAGACATCAGGATGATCTATGATGCCCTGGATGGTTTGAGTGGTGAAAGTTATAGCAATGGTCTTAAAAGGTTCGTTTTTAGGGAATGCAACCTGGACAGAGGAGCCGGGCGAATGGAATAATAAGGTTTGAGGGCCGTTATGATTGATGGTTTCCCATTTATTGTCTTTTTTGATGGTGATGCTGTTGGATAGGATACTGGCAAAAATGTAGAAGACGTTGCTGTCGGATGTAATGATAGTCTCCAGTTCCCAAGGGGTATTTAAGTGGTAATCTCCAGTGTACAGGTTTAGATCTGAGGGGAAATACATGCCTCGTATTTGTCCTTTACCTAAATTGTCAGGTAATTTGACAATGTCATTTGTGGGTGTGTTATCAAAATTTGAAGAGAGCGCTTCAATCAGATTGAAGTCCTTTTTTATGTGTATCTGGCTTTGCATAATTGTTATTGTAAGTACCCCTTAACGGCAGACAGTTTAAAATTAGATAAAAGTGTTAATTTTAAACTAATCTGTTCATCATGAAAAAAACAAGATTTACAGAATCCCAGATTGTTTCTATCCTTAAACAACAAGAATCCGGGATACCGACCAAAGAGATCTGCCGACAACACGGCATTTCAGAAGCGACTTTCTATAATTGGAAGAGTCGTTATGGAGGTATGGAAGCCTCAGATGTAAGGCGTTTGAAAGATCTAGAAGAAGAAAATGCGCGTCTGAAAAGGATGTATGCTGATGTATCCCTGGATAATCAACTTCTTAAAGATCTCTTCACAAAAAAAGGCTGGGCCCTGCCACCCAAAGACAAATAGCGCATGAGCTGGTTAGTGAAGAAGGTATTTCTGTGAGTAGGGCCTGTAGACTTGTATCCTTTCCACGATCTCAATTCTATTACAATAGCCGTAAGAATGATAATGCAGTTATTATTGCATTGCAGGAATTGGCTTTTAAGCATCCTAATTACGGCTTCAGGAAGCTATCCTCTTATTTGCGGAGGGCAGGCCATAAATGGAATCATAAACGGATTTACCGTGTTTATAGGCTATTAAAACTCAACAAACGTAGGAAAGGGAAAAGACGATTACCCGCCCGGATAAAGCAACCACTGATCAGGCAACAAATGATTAACGTTAGTTGGAGTATGGATTTTATGAGTGATAGTATGACTGGTAATAGACGCTTCCGGACTTTTAATGTAATGGATGACTGTTCAAGAGAAGCATTGGCTATTGAGATCGATACATCCCTATCTGCCAAGAGGGTTACGCGGGTACTGGACCGAATATTGACAACACGTGGTAAGCCGAATAGTATACGAGTAGATAATGGACCGGAGTTCACTTCTACAAAGTTTTGCCTATGGTGCAAAACGAATAATATCATCGTTCAATACATCCAGCCAGGTAAGCCAATGCAAAACGGATATATAGAAAGGTTTAACCGTCTATATCGTGAGGCTGTTCTTGATGCATACTTATTTTTTGACCTTAACCAGGTACGAGAGTTAACAGAGGAGTGGCTGGAAGAATACAATCAGCGTAGACCACATGAAGCATTAAATAATCTTACCCCAGAAGAGTGGAAAAACATGGTTCTTGAAGAAACGATTCTCCAGAAGAATACTGTTTGCTAAACGGGGTACTTACATTATGGCAAAGTTAGGAAATAGATGATTTGGGTATTGCGGTCACCGAATGCTTTATGCGGTTAGCGCAATACCCAATAGTTTATACAACCACCGTTTCTTCTGTCACCAATCTTATGACGGAAGATATATCGAGGAAGTTGATGTGATCAGGATCGACTATATTGATAAAATTATCTGACTGGAAGAATGCATTCAGGTCTTCCTGATTATCAAACCAGGCCTCTACCATAGCGTCATATGCCGGAGCCGGATAATTTGCCGCCGGGACGGGGGCAGATACGACAAATTTTCGAAGATATTGTTTGGTCTCCGGAATTGATAATAGCAAGGGAGCATGGATATCCCGGCGGTAGTTTAAAAATTCCTGATGAGTCATGCCTTGCCGACGTGTTAATAGAATCGCTAACTTAACCATAAAGTTTAATTTTAATCAGGTTAACTGCGCAGTATAACCGGCGTTTAGTATTGCAAAGGTGAGGATTATTGGGAGAAGTGAATAGCCGGAAACGGTTAAATCAGAGCCTGAAAGTGGAAATTTCAGATGGTAAACGTAGGGGAGATGTGTTTGGGGGCGTTAGGTGCTGGATGAAAGAGATTACCTTTGGTTTTATCATCAGCTTTTGAACAGCATGTTCATAATAAGTGTTTCCCGCTCGTTTATCAGGCGTTGGAACTCCTTTTCTGACACACGGAATAGTTTTTTATAAAGGGGGGCCATAATTAGGGGGTATGACATCAGCGAGAATAAGTTCATTAAAAAATGAATGGGTTCCATTTTGTCGATGGATCCTTTTTCCATTTCATCAGATGCCTCTTTTAAATAAGACTTTACGGGTTCTGATTGTATGTTTGTAATTAGCTTTTTACCGAAGGTATTGATTTCAGTGATAAGGAATGTTTCCTGGTAAGGGAAAGCAATCATGTCTTTCAGAAAAACGGCGATGATATTGGCTGTCTTTTCCCTGAAAGATGTTTCTGATAGCATACATTCATCCAGGCGTTGACTCAGGCCCTGCATTGCATCCTGAAATACAGCAGCGATCAGCTGATCCCGGGAGCGGAAATAATAGTGAAGGGCGGTTCTGTTAACGCCGGCAGCGTCTGCTATTTCCTGCGTAGTAGCGTGTAGTTTACCTTCTGCAAATAATAGTTGTTTGGCGGTATCTTTTATGAGCTGTTCCGTACCAGTATTTTTAAGCGGCATGTTTTATTAAGTTAAAATGATGCTATAGTCGATTCCAATCTCGTTGATGAAGTATTCGTCATGTGAAATCACTAGCAAGGTACCTTCAAAATTCTTTACTGCCAAGGTCAATACGCCCAGGCTCTGTACATCCAGGTTATTGGTAGGTTCGTCGAGAATGAGTATATCGGGCGCCTGGTTATTTACCAGCAGGCAACTCAAAGATAGTTTCATTTTCTCGCCCCCGCTTAAGTCTGCACATTTTCTATCAAAATATTCCGGGTTAAACTGTGAAGATATGAGTAGCTGCTTTAGTTCGTCTTCTTCCAGTCCATACTTATTGTAGGATTCAATTTGCTGATAAATACTTAGTGTGGGATCTATTGTTGAATAATCCTGGTCAAGATAAAAATAAGAGAAGCCGGTACTATTATAGCTACCGGTAAAGGGTTGCAGCTCGTGTGTGATAATCTTTAATAATGTGGTTTTACCACTTCCATTATCTCCTTCAATCTGCACTCTTTCGCCTGATTTGATTTGAAAACTAAGATTATGCCATAATGTACTCTCAGTGTATTTGAAGTTGACATCTACCATCTCTATGAGTAATTCCCCGGGTGTTCGTTCGGGCGTCTTGATATTGAATTTGAGTAATTCATATTCCTCGATCTGTGCTTTGGTAGCCTCAATAGTATGTCGAAGGCTGGTTATCTTTTCTTCATGGGCATTCAGCATTCTTGCGGTGCTGCGCTCTGCTTTGTTTTTTAGACCACCGGCAATGATACGTGGTATTGAGTTGCTAAGTCCCACTGACCTGCCCTTTAGTTCTTGTTGGGCTCTTAGTCCTCCCATGTCTTTGGCCTTTTTTTCTGATTCTCTCAATGCTTTGGATTGAGCGTTTAGTCTGGCGCGCAAGGCATAAACCTTTTCTATTTTTTTTCTTTGATAGAAGTCAAAGTTACCTCCAAATACTTCTATACCTTTTTCATTGAGTTCCAGGATTTTGTTCATGAGATTCAACAATGACTTGTCATGACTGACGATCAGCATGGTGGATTTACTTTGCATGATCATATGGTAGAGTTTCATCCGGGTTGTCCTATCCAGGTGGTTAGAGGGCTCATCTAATAAAATAAGCGCCGGACTGTTCATCTCCATGGCTGCCAGAAACACTCTTGTTTTCTGTCCGCCGCTCAGACTTCCCAGCAAACGATTTTCATGCAGATGCATCAGGCCCCATTTATCGAGTGCCTGTTTCACCCTGTTCTCAATGTCCCAATTATCTCCCAGCACTGTAAAGTGTTCCGGATCGGTATCACCTGCCAGAATTGCCTGTAATGCTTTTAGTCTGGCTTCGGCGCCCAGCGCCCTGGCGACAGACCATGTATCGTAGTCGCCCAGGTGCTGCGGTACATACCAGGGTTGTTCCTCACTAATGATCTCCCCGGCCGTTGGCTGCAATTTTCCCGAGATGATGCGTAGTAATGTTGACTTTCCTACACCATTTATTCCAACTAATGCGGCTTTATCTCCATCGTTTAATATAAGGTTCAAATCCTGGAATAGCTCCGCATTGTCTGGATGAATATAACTCAATGATCGAATAATCAGGCCCACGAAGTTTCATTTAGATATTAATGCTTCCGTCTTTACAGTACAAATATGCGATAAATATTATTTTGTTAGACAAAAATGTTAAGAAAAAAAAACACGGTCTGGCAAAGGATTAAAGATAAAAAACGCCGGAGATACTATCTCCGGCGCCAGTCAGGTGCTCAGCAGCGGCCGACAGGTTGTCTTACCATCCCGGAACCGGGACATTCTTCTGCGCTTTCGAGGTATTTGTTTTAATAATCTTCTCACGGTGTGCTGATTATGCGTCATAGGAATGTATTCGAGGTAATCTGCATGGCGATCGTTCTCAAAATAGTTGCCGGTCAGGAAACAATTATAAGTAAGGAACCCTTTTTCCCGATGATATGGAAGGGTAGGGTGGTATGTTTTCACCCGGTAAGTACTTCGGATACCAATTAAGGGCATACCGATGAATGGATTTGAAATAATATCTTTACAGGTAAAAGTAGTCAGTTTATAAAATGAGTATTTCTTACGACAAAATATTGGAGGAACTCTATCCTTTTAGAGATTATGTATTTTATTATGGGTTATCCGATAGTGAGTTGACGGATTTAGAACAAAGTATAGCACAGAAATTCCCTGATTACTATAGAGACTTTCTAAAGTTATTTGGAGTAAGGCAGGATTTTGTTTTTGGATTGTTAAGTCGCGAAAGCGATTTCGTTAGTGCAGCTTGCAACTTACCTATTGATATCAGAGATAAGTATGTTGTTGTAGGAGATAATGGAGGTGAGGATTATTGGTTACTGAATGCCCTTGATTACTCGGATACTGGTATTTACGAATGGCAACACTGGTTGGAAGGTGATGTAGTTAGAATGGAGCATGATTTTCAGGAACTATTAAATCAAAGCTTGTCAAATCTCTCAGATGTTCAGCGCAAACTTGTTAAAAACGATGATAAGAGTTGGTGTGTTCAGTTTTCTATAAAAACAAATGAAGAGCAGAAAATTTACTCTTCCATTCCTTTGGTATTAAGTCAGGAATGGACGTATACGGGAATATCATCTGCAAACGTCCATTCTTTCAAAGCAGCAGCAGAACTTGGCCAGAAGAATATCATGTTTAAACGATTAGAATATGCAATATGGGATAGCCCCAGGTATTTCTTTGATCTCAGAGAGCCTGTGTCTCAATTCGGACAATACTCTTTGATAAAAGAGATAGATGCGAAATTGAAAGCCGCCTTCAGCGGTTATAATCTGATTGACTATGGAATACTCAGCTTAATGGATGATATGGATGCTTGAGCCATTTAGGTTAACATCTGTATAGAGGTGCTATACTCTTGTTGATGGGATGCTGTGAAATTAATAGTTTGATGATATATTTACACTAAAACTCACAAATCAATGTCATTTAAGCGCAAGATCATTCTGACACTACTCATTTTCGTCACAACAACCTTACACGCACAGCAGTATGCGGGAAAACTGAAGATCGAAAAGTTAGTCGACACTACCGTCAACTCTATCGGCCAGAAAATCACATACCCACAGTTTAAAGATGCAAAGGTTACAATGGCGAAAATCACCTTTCCTCCAGGGGAGACTACAGGATGGCACAAACACCTGATCCCTGTATTTTCTTATGTACTGGAAGGTACATTGACAGTTGAAATAGAGGGGCATCAGCCCGCTGAATATAAGAAAGGCGCCAGTTTTGTTGAATCTTATGATACCTACCACAAAGGGACCAATAAGGGCGATACTGACGTCGTGTTATTTGTAGTGTACCTCGGTGGCGATGGACAGCCGCTGGCAGTTAAGAAATAATGTTATCTTTTCCCCGATTGGCCGCCTGCCCGGAATGCCACAATCCGGGCAGGGCACGTCATGGTTAATGTCATCTTACAAAACACAAATACTGAAGCTACCATAATCTGTATGCGCACCTGGTGGCTTTTCCCATTTATTACGAGCCTCTGACTCTCTTAATCGAGCAGCACGGAGCCCAAATAGAATGTCTCCTTCCCCTGAACTTCAAGCAACATAGTCATTTGCATTTGGGAGCTTCTTCGAACCCGCCCCCGGGGAATATTCAGCAGAGACGCCGGCTGAAAAGTGAAAGCTTTCGGTGCTCTATATTACCGGAAGTGGGCATGATGTACTGTCGCCCGACTGTAAAAGCAGTTCATGTCCAATCCAGCGAAGCAGGGCCTCTCTTCTGAAAAAGTCCAAAGTCATCATTGCCGGTTATACTGAAAGCCACGTAGATTCCAGGGATAAACAAAAGTAGTAAGCATCCGCACTGGTGCTTTTGTTTAACGGACAGGGGATTTCTCCTAACAAGCAGAATGTCAGGGTATTATTTACAAAGTTTACACTTTTATTTACAATACGGACTCCTTCGGCTGAAATAAATCAAAGTAGTTTTGTTGCACCAACGTTCAACAGATCTGATTTACCAGGATGTAGATCTATGTTAATTAAAACTACAATAAATATGAAAAAAGTTATTTATGCGCTGATCTTGCCGCTGGCGGTGGCAGGCGGACTAGTATTTGCCAATCGCGAAATCAAAAATGAACCTTCTAAAAAAACAGCCCCAAAGCCTCCTTCTGCTGCTGAAATGAAAGCCGAATTGACACAATGGGAGACTACCCTGGAAGGTATAAAGTTCAAAAAATGGGAAGCGTCTCCCGCAGGTAAGAAAGTGCTTGCCAGTGCTGCTAAGATAAGGAACCAGGTGAGTACCTCTTCCAATATGGAGGCTGTTGTAACCTCTCTTTCTCTGCCACCAGGCTCAAGATTAGGTTTCGGAGTGATGGTCAGGATTAATGGCGACGATTATATTCTCAGTTTGGGGCTTGAGAAGTCTAATGAATTTCAGCAATTGCATAGCCTGGAAGTGAATGACAAAATAATTTTAAGAAGTCATTTTGTATCATACGCGCCCAAGTATGCGTATCCAATAGTAGCGGGTGACTATGTAGAACGGGATAGCAAAATGATTTATAAACGTGCCCCTCAAAAAGGCGGTTGTTGATGGACAGCGCGGGGCTGCTATGCTGGCTGACGAATATTAATACCAGCACAGCAGCAAACCCTGTGCGTTACTTATGATATTTGATTCGCTGTTTCGCGAGAAGAGTTAACAAAGGAATTGAATTAAATGTTTAATATCATGTTAAGATCCGACAGTAATTAAAACAAGAAACCCGGATAGAATTCCCTCTGGCTTTCGCCAAGTGTTCAGTAGCGGAACATTTTTTAACGAATTCGTGTTGCTTTTAAGCAGATTGGTTAATAATAGGTTGACCTAGAAAAAACAGGATTTAGGAACTATTGTGTTGAAAAAGTCAATTAACAGATATATTTTGCGTGATGAAGATAGAATTCCTTGATGATATCAGCGTAGGTGGAAAATTTCGACAAGTGGTATCAAACCAACTTGTCCGTCTATATGATTTTGATGCAATCCAAGCTAAAATCTTTAAAGAAAAGGTTAATGAAAAAATTCTAAAAGGTAGCGGGACGCTTAACCTATCATCCTTTGATTTTGTCGAATTAGTCAATTGCAATTTAGTTTTTACCATATCAAACAAAGACGAGGGGTGAAAACCAAGGATAAGGTAAATTTTGAATGTGCATTAACTATATCATTATATCGAGAGATGATTCAGTTGATAGAACCTTTTGAGCAAGGAGAAGTTGGCGGATATCAATGGCTTTACGATTTGGATTGCCCAATAGACTTGCTATTTTCTCCTGACGGTACTTGGTAATCCTTGCGAAGCTTGGACCGTCAAAGAATTTCCCAGGTTGAAAACTTTATTTATCGAACCTGTTATAGGTTGAATAAGAGTATATTATAGGAAGAAGGAATTATGCATAAAACAGGAAATCCGCTACTAGAGCGGACTTTCTGTTTTACGTGCCCAGTAGCGGAATAAACTCGAACCAACTTGTGCTGATTATTAATAAGTTAAGTTATGAAACATAGATTATTTGAAATAACATGCCGCAA contains the following coding sequences:
- a CDS encoding cupin domain-containing protein, with translation MSFKRKIILTLLIFVTTTLHAQQYAGKLKIEKLVDTTVNSIGQKITYPQFKDAKVTMAKITFPPGETTGWHKHLIPVFSYVLEGTLTVEIEGHQPAEYKKGASFVESYDTYHKGTNKGDTDVVLFVVYLGGDGQPLAVKK
- a CDS encoding IS3 family transposase (programmed frameshift) — encoded protein: MKKTRFTESQIVSILKQQESGIPTKEICRQHGISEATFYNWKSRYGGMEASDVRRLKDLEEENARLKRMYADVSLDNQLLKDLFNKKRLGPATQRQIAHELVSEEGISVSRACRLVSFPRSQFYYNSRKNDNAVIIALQELAFKHPNYGFRKLSSYLRRAGHKWNHKRIYRVYRLLKLNKRRKGKRRLPARIKQPLIRQQMINVSWSMDFMSDSMTGNRRFRTFNVMDDCSREALAIEIDTSLSAKRVTRVLDRILTTRGKPNSIRVDNGPEFTSTKFCLWCKTNNIIVQYIQPGKPMQNGYIERFNRLYREAVLDAYLFFDLNQVRELTEEWLEEYNQRRPHEALNNLTPEEWKNMVLEETILQKNTVC
- a CDS encoding TetR/AcrR family transcriptional regulator; amino-acid sequence: MPLKNTGTEQLIKDTAKQLLFAEGKLHATTQEIADAAGVNRTALHYYFRSRDQLIAAVFQDAMQGLSQRLDECMLSETSFREKTANIIAVFLKDMIAFPYQETFLITEINTFGKKLITNIQSEPVKSYLKEASDEMEKGSIDKMEPIHFLMNLFSLMSYPLIMAPLYKKLFRVSEKEFQRLINERETLIMNMLFKS
- a CDS encoding SMI1/KNR4 family protein; this encodes MSISYDKILEELYPFRDYVFYYGLSDSELTDLEQSIAQKFPDYYRDFLKLFGVRQDFVFGLLSRESDFVSAACNLPIDIRDKYVVVGDNGGEDYWLLNALDYSDTGIYEWQHWLEGDVVRMEHDFQELLNQSLSNLSDVQRKLVKNDDKSWCVQFSIKTNEEQKIYSSIPLVLSQEWTYTGISSANVHSFKAAAELGQKNIMFKRLEYAIWDSPRYFFDLREPVSQFGQYSLIKEIDAKLKAAFSGYNLIDYGILSLMDDMDA
- a CDS encoding helix-turn-helix domain-containing protein, producing MYQFAQKAKVIKAKDLLNTKKYTVSEVGYMVGYSNMTHFAKAFRKYYKVNPGEYLKNVLNNTNT
- a CDS encoding matrixin family metalloprotease; translation: MRNVFELKKDHTPTKEEIQNVHLLGKGIICDTESRGHETPQNKSITELVVDASEGFIPLWEPGVTLRWRFQERALNSFAHPEEVKDTVRQLFAKALVKWGKAAPVRFTEDKDLWDFEIVVLSSNKCNASGCVLASAFFPDAGQHKFNVYPILFEQKDEEQIDTFVHETGHIFGLRHFFAKTKEAAFPSEIFGTHEKFTIMNYGSLSQLTDADKADLLRLYQQAWSRQLTNINGTPIRFVRPFSATASVTADVYPFSQIPAVAAKHTEALLNMM
- a CDS encoding EthD domain-containing protein, with the protein product MVKLAILLTRRQGMTHQEFLNYRRDIHAPLLLSIPETKQYLRKFVVSAPVPAANYPAPAYDAMVEAWFDNQEDLNAFFQSDNFINIVDPDHINFLDISSVIRLVTEETVVV
- a CDS encoding ABC-F family ATP-binding cassette domain-containing protein is translated as MNLILNDGDKAALVGINGVGKSTLLRIISGKLQPTAGEIISEEQPWYVPQHLGDYDTWSVARALGAEARLKALQAILAGDTDPEHFTVLGDNWDIENRVKQALDKWGLMHLHENRLLGSLSGGQKTRVFLAAMEMNSPALILLDEPSNHLDRTTRMKLYHMIMQSKSTMLIVSHDKSLLNLMNKILELNEKGIEVFGGNFDFYQRKKIEKVYALRARLNAQSKALRESEKKAKDMGGLRAQQELKGRSVGLSNSIPRIIAGGLKNKAERSTARMLNAHEEKITSLRHTIEATKAQIEEYELLKFNIKTPERTPGELLIEMVDVNFKYTESTLWHNLSFQIKSGERVQIEGDNGSGKTTLLKIITHELQPFTGSYNSTGFSYFYLDQDYSTIDPTLSIYQQIESYNKYGLEEDELKQLLISSQFNPEYFDRKCADLSGGEKMKLSLSCLLVNNQAPDILILDEPTNNLDVQSLGVLTLAVKNFEGTLLVISHDEYFINEIGIDYSIILT